The Thermogemmatispora onikobensis genome contains the following window.
TGACCTGAAGGGGAAGGGTAGTAAGACGTGGCTGTTCCTGTGCAAAAAGCCAAGAAGACAAAGGTAATCGCTCTAGTAGAGGACGATCCACGCCTCATCGAGATGGTTCAGGCGGTCATCACAACCGTCAGTTCCTGGCAGCTGCACGTCTTTCCCGATGGGCAGGAAGCCCGTGAGCAATTGCCCGGTATCGGGGCTGATTTGATCCTACTCGATGTAGGTTTGCCCAACCTCGACGGCGTCTCCCTCTACAGGATCTTGCGCGGCCATAGTCAAACCAGGCATATCCCAATTATTGTCATCACCGGTAGCTACGAGTGGGAGCTGCATCGCATGGGCTTGCATACGGGGTTGATGCTGCGTAAACCCTTCAGCGTGCAAGAACTCCTCTTTCTCATGCGCGCCCTGCTCGCCGAGGAGCCGGAGCAAGCCGAGCCAGCCCAAGGCTAGATCAAACAAACAGGCAGGCAGGTAGGTGAACATGGCGCGCTGGCCCAAGGATGCAACAGAACTGGTCGGTCGTACCCCGCTGGTTGAGCTGAAGCGGTTTGCTGCTTCCTGCGGAGCTACCGTGCTGGCCAAGCTAGAGATGTTCAGCCCCGGCGGTAGCCTGAAGGATCGTCCAGCCCTCAAGATGATCTGCGAAGCGGAGACGCAGGGTCTTCTGCGCCCGGGAGGAGTCATCACTGAGCCAACGAGCGGGAATATGGGCATCTCCCTGGCCTGGATTGCCGCCGCCCGTGGCTATCGCTGCATCCTGACCATGCCCGACACCATCAGTCTGGAACGCCGTCTGCTCCTGCGCCGCCTGGGGGCCCAGGTGATTCTGACCCCGGGCAACCAGGGAATGCGCGGCGCCATCAACAAAGTGATCGAGCTGCGCACCTCGCTCTCAAACGCCTGGTATCCCCAGCAGTTTTATAATCAGGCCAACCCTCGCGCTCACCGCGAGGGCACCGCCGTTGAGATCTGGGAAGACACCGGCGGGGCTGTCGATATGGTAGTGATCGGCGTCGGCACTGGTGGAACCCTGACCGGGGTCGCCGAGGGTTTGCGCGCCCGCAAGCCAGCGGTGGAGGTGGTAGCGGTCGAACCCGCGGCCTGTGCCATCCTCTCAGGAGGGCGTCCCGGGCCGCATCGCATCGAGGGCCTGGGAGCCGGTTTCATTCCCGACACCCTGCGTGTCGATCTGATCGATCGGGTCGTTCCCGTCAGCGATCACGATGCCGTCGCCACCGCGCGCGCTATCATGGAGCAGGAGGGCCTCTCGGTTGGCATCAGTAGCGGCGCTGTTGCCTGGGCTGCTCTCCAGGAGGCTCGGAAGCAGGAGAACGAGGGGAAAGTCATCGTGACCATCTTCCCCAGCGCCGCCGAGCGCTACCTGCACACAATCCTCTTCGACGACCTGCGCGTCTGACGGCGCCACCTTCTGACTTCGTCCAGCCCCCTGAGTGGCCCGTGAACGATCCTGGCCGGGCCTGACACAAAGTGAGGCACCCTCAGCAACGTGGATGCAACAAGATCGCTCTCGATCAGCTCTGTCGACTGCCTGCTCATGAGACCGAAGTCCCGCCTGATTCGTCTTAAATCATAGCGGCTGTGACCAGCCTCCAGGCCAAATGCCAGAAAGCACCAGATCGATTCAACATCGCTCAACGAGCAAGCTGTAGCCCGCCACGGCGCCTTGCCTCTCGCTTCTCCCAATCTGGAGCAGGGTGGCGCCGACCTGGCAACAGACCTGATGACGCTGGCCAGCCGAGATGTTTTTGCTGCACATGGGGAGGGATGGTACGCGCGATGTCCACAATTACAGAGCACCAAAGCGGGACAGAGGTCCAACGCTTTCATCTGAAGCGCTCCGCCTATGTGCGCAACAGCCTGCTGGCCCTCTTAACAGCGGCAGCCTTCCTGCTGACGGCAGTGGGATTGTTAGGGGGGGGACGCTGGCTTTGGGGAAGCTACGGACATGCCTTCACGCCCTATCTCAAGTGGCAGGATGTCCTGATGGCGCTGCTGGCCTATCTCATCCTGAGCGCTCTGGCTGGCTCTCTCATGAGCCTGCGCTACCTCTATGCTCTGCAAAGGGGCTACCGCCGAGAAATGCTGCTCATTGAGGAGCAGAGCCTGAAAGTGCGCGATCTGTCGCATAAAAATCTGGGCAGTATCTTCTGGATGATCGGCACCACCTTGCTCTGCTTTCTGGTGGTGCTGGGGGGCCTGATTCCACTCGTCCTGTTGGGCTGGGCGCAGAGCTGGGCTGATCCTGTCCTGGCAACCCTCGGCACTGGTCTGCTCCTGCTCCTCAGCCTGCCCGGGCTGGCGCTGAGTGTCGGCATGCTAGGGCTGCTGGCTTGTATTCTGGTCAGCTGCTTCTCGCTTGGCCGCCAGATGGGGGCGCCGCGGACCTACCGGCTCGATAGCCATACCTCGCTCTGGATTCATGACTTCATGCTCTCTATTCTCTCACCCGGCGAGCCGGAGTCTCTGCTAGAACTACAGCTGCTCTCCAGCGCCGATCAGCAGCGCCTGCTAGCCTTGTTGCGCAAACGCTGGATCGATGCCGATCGGCCCTGGAATCCAGCGCTGGGCGAGGAGATCGAGGCAGCCCTCGCCGAGGTTCAGCATCAAAAACGCCTGGCCCTTTCCGCCTGAGCCCCAACCTCGCCCCGGCCCCGCACTCGCTGGCTGGCGCCTGGCTGAGCGATTGAGCGCGGCCTGCCGCCTGGATCAGTAGGCGGAGCCTGGGGCCGGAGTGGGGAGGGAAGGGAGAGCGACGAAGGATGCAGAGGCGCGCCAGAGAAAAGAGAGCAGGCGGGGCAGGGAAAATTGGGGGGGGCAAAAAAATCCCCCTTGGGGGGACTTGACAAAGTCGTCGGTAGGGGATATACTTTCAAATTGCCAATTGACAAGGAGTGACTGGGTGCAACCCTGACAGGAAAGGGGCGGCACACAGCATGTTTTTTTCTCTCTGAGTCAGTGTGTAGGGCCGTGCATGTGGGTGATTCAGCAGCCAACTGAACGACGACGAAGACGACAAAGCAATTCCGAGTAACCGCTTGTGGGAGCACGAAGCGGTTACTTTTCTTGTCATGCAATGCTCCCGGCACAGGAATTATCAGCAACCGTAGATAACAGCAGCAATCATCGATTTCACGATCCTCCGGAGAGGTGCGCCGAGGCGCCTCTCGGGACATCTTTCCCTTCACGACAGCAGACGCAGATGTGACCTGGCGGGCAGACAGGCCCTCCCTGGTACCTGCCTTTCCCATTGCAGCCTGACGAACCAACAGCAGCAACCGCCTGACCTGGTTTGGTCTGTCTGCATGGGCAAGACAGGAAGCTGGGCTACGTAAGGAGAGGCCGTCTGTCGCGCAAGGAAGGTTTTCCTCCGTGAAGCTCTAGTGAGAGGAGAATATCACACATGACAGTGAGCAGCAAGGCCGTGGCGCTCCCGGAGCGTGTTTCTTTCGCGCGCATTCCGGATATACGGCCAATGCCGGGCCTGATCCAGATCCAGCTCGACTCCTTTGAATGGTTCAAGCGAGAGGGCCTGCGCGAGGTTTTTGAAGAGATCTCTCCTATTGAAGATTTCACTGGCAAAAATCTCAGTCTGGAGTTTATTGTCCCGCCCGAGCCATTCGGCAAGCCCAAGTACAGCGAGGATGAGTGTCGCGACCGCGACGCCACCTATGCCGCCCCGCTGACGGTCAAGGCGCGCCTGATCAATAAGGAGACGGGCGAGGTCATCGAGAAAGATATCTTCATGGGGGATTTCCCCCTGATGACCAAGCAGGGCACCTTTATTATCAATGGCGTCGAGCGCGTCGTAGTCAGCCAGCTTGTGCGCTCGCCGGGGGTCTACTTTACCGCTGAAGAGGACGCCAGCACCGGGCGCAAGCTCTTCGCCGCCAAGTTGATCCCGAATCGTGGCGCCTGGCTGGAGTTTGAAACAAGCAATAAGAATCTCCTCTCCGTCAAGATTGATCGCAAGCGCAAGCTGCCTGTCACTACCCTGCTGCGCGCTGTCGCCAGCATTGCCCGCGAGCAGTGGCATACCGAAGACGTGGATCTGACGACGGATCAGGGCATGATTCAGGCCTTCAGCGAGGCCGATGACGATCCCAACGTGCGCTATATTCAGACGACGCTGGATCGTGATCCGGTCAAGCGTGAGGAGGAGGCCCTGCTCGAACTCTACAAGAAGCTGCGTCCCGGCGATCCTGCCACTCTCGATAACGCGCGCTCGCTGGTGCGCAACCTCTTCTTCAATCCGCGGCGCTATGACCTGGGCAATGTGGGCCGCTACAAGCTCAATCGCAAGCTGGAGCTGGCGGTGCCGCAGCATATTCGCGTCTTGACGCTGGACGACCTGGTCCATATTATCCGCCGTCTGATCCGTCTCAACAACGGTCACGGGCGCAAGGATGACATCGACCATCTGGGCAATCGCCGCGTGCGCTGCGTCGGCGAGCTGATTCAGTCGCAGTTCCGCGTTGGTCTCTTGCGCATGGAGCGCGTCGTCAAGGAGCGTATGAGCATCCAGGAGCCGGGTCAGGCGACGCCCAACGCTCTGATCAACATCCGCCCGGTAGTGGCGGCCATGCGCGAGTTCTTCAGTGGCAGCCAGCTCTCGCAGTTTATGGAACAGACCAATGCTCTGGCGGAGATTGGCCACAAGCGCCGCCTCTCAGCCTTGGGTCCTGGTGGCCTTTCGCGCGAGCGCGCCGGTCTGGATGTGCGCGACGTCCATCGCTCGCACTACGGGCGCATCTGTCCCATCGAAACGCCGGAAGGTCCCAACATCGGCCTGATCGGCTACCTGGCTACCTACGGGCAGGTCAATCCCTACGGCTTCATCGAGACCCCCTATCGCAAGGTCTACCGCCGTCTGCGGGCCAATGACCCGCGCCTGATCGGGCGGGAGTTCCGCGGCGTGGTTGGGCGCGAACGGGAGGATGTGGTCGACGAGGACGGCCAGGTGCTGGTCAAGGCTCATGGGCGCGTGCGCGTCGATGAAGACCTCTTCTTGAAGCTGTCAAAGGTGCTTGGCGACGCCTGGGTCCATGTCCGGGCCTTCGTCACCGACGAGGTCCAGTATCTGACCGCTGACGACGAGGAGAACTACAAGATCGCCCAGGTGAATGCCCCGCTGTTGGAGAACGGCGAGTTCGCCGAAGAGCGCACGCTGGCGCGCTACCAGGGCGAGTTTATCATGGACAGCACGGACAACATGGACTTCATGGACGTCTCACCGCGTCAGGCGGTGAGCGTGGCCACCGCGCTGATCCCCTTCCTGGAGCATGACGACGTCAACCGCGCGCTGATGGGCGCCAACATGCAGCGTCAGGCGGTGCCTTTGCTGCGACCGCAGGCGCCGGTCTGTGGCACCGGCATCGAGCGGCAGGTCGCCATTGACTCGGGTCAGGTGCTTGTCAGTGAGGTGGATGGCGAAGTCGTCAAATCGACGGCGCGCGTCATCGAGATCATGGATAACCAGGGCGAGATCCATACCTATCGCCTGCGCAAGTTCATGCGCTCCAACGCTGGCACCTGCATCAATCAGCGACCTATCGTGCGCAAGCGCGATCGCGTGCGCGCCGGCCAGGTGATCGCCGACAGCTCCTCGACCCAGGATGGCGAGCTGGCCCTCGGGCAGAATATTCTGGTGGCCTTCATGAGCTGGGAGGGTGGCAACTTCGAGGACGCCATTCTGATCAGCGAGCGCATTGTCCGCGAAGATCTCTTCACCTCGATCCATATCGAGAAGTACGAGGTTGATGCGCGCGACACCAAGCTCGGCCCCGAGGAGATTACCCGCGATATCCCGAACGTTGGTGAGGAGGGCCTGCGCAACCTGGACGAGCGCGGCATCATCTACGTCGGCGCTGAGGTCGGACCGCAGGATATCCTGGTCGGCAAGATCACGCCCAAGGGCGAGACCGAGTTGACCGCGGAGGAGAAGCTGCTGCGCGCCATCTTCGGTGAGAAGGCGCGTGAGGTCAAGGATACCTCGCTGCGCGTCCCGCACGGCGAGCGTGGCAAGGTGGTCGAGGTCAAGGTCTTCTCGCGTGAGAACGGCGATGAGCTGCCACCCGGAGTCAACCAGCTGGTGCGCGTCAGCATTGCTCAGAAGCGCAAGATCGGTGCCGGCGACAAGATGGCCGGACGCCACGGCAACAAGGGCGTCATCTCGCGCGTCCTGCCCATCGAAGATATGCCATTCCTGCCTGACGGCACGCCGGTCGATATTATTCTCAACCCGCTGGGTGTGCCACACCGCATGAACCTTGGGCAGATCCTGGAGACGCATCTGGGCTGGGCCGCCACGGCCTTGGGCATCAAGATCGCGACACCCGTCTTCGATGGGGCCAGCGAGGCCGACGTCTCTGAGCTGCTGCGCCGCGCCAACCTGCCGGAGAGCGGTAAGATCCAACTCTTCGACGGGCGCACCGGCGAGCCGTTCGACCAGCCGATCACTGTGGGCTATACTTACATGCTCAAGCTGGCCCACCTGGTCGAAGACAAGGTCCATGCCCGCTCGACTGGCCCCTACAGCCTGATCACACAGCAGCCGCTGGGCGGTAAGGCGCAGTTCGGTGGCCAGCGCTTCGGCGAAATGGAGGTCTGGGCCCTCGAAGCCTACGGCGCGGCCTATATCCTGCAGGAGATCCTCACCGTCAAGTCGGATGACGTGGTAGGCCGTGTCAAGACCTACGAGGCCATCGTCAAGGGCGAAAACATCATCGAGCCGGGCGTACCTGAGTCCTTCAAGGTCCTGGTCAAGGAACTGCAGAGCCTGGGGATCAACGTAGAGGTTCTCAACGAGGACGATCAGAAGATCCAGTTCGTTGAGGACAGCTCGAACGACGTCATGCCCGAGCTAGGCATTAATCTGTCCGGTTTCGAGGGAGATCAGTAAGGGAACCGGGGAAGGCGCCCGTCCATCAAACCAACCTGTACGGCGAGTGGTTGCAGTGCTCCCTCTGGTTTCCCTGCCGTATTGGGCTATGCCGTTGCCTGCCCGCTCTCTGGCCAGCAAGCCTGATCGACCGCGACCGCCTTCAGTGCTGGCTTGTCAGCTGGCGCCTGCCTTTCATCAGCGCCCATGTCCAGATCAGACAAGGCAGGTTCCAGGCCAGAGAGCGGGCCGGGGCCTTCCCCTTTCCCATCAGGAGGCAGCATGCTCGAAGTCAACGATTTCAACGCAATTCGCATTAGTCTCGCCAGCCCCGAGCAGATTCGCAGCTGGAGCTACGGCGAGGTCACGAAACCGGAGACTATCAATTACCGCACTCTCAGGCCAGAGAAGGACGGTCTCTTCTGTGAGCGTATCTTCGGCCCCACCAAGGACTGGGAGTGCTATTGTGGCAAATACAAGCGCGTCCGTTTCAAGGGCATCGTCTGCGATAAATGTGGCGTCGAAGTCGCGCGCTCAAAGGTGCGCCGCGAGCGCATGGGCCATATCGAGCTGGCTTCTCCGGTCAGCCATATCTGGTACTTTAAGGGCATTCCCAGCCGCATCGGCCTCTTGCTCGATCTGTCGCCGCGCAACCTGGAGCGCATCCTCTACTTTGCGCTCTACGTGGTCACCCACATCGACGAAGAGGCGCGCCAGAAGGCCCTGATGGAGCTGGATCGCGAGCTGGCCAATCTTCAGCAGACGACCGAGGAGGAGGTTGTCGAGCGCGTCGACAGCCTCAAGGAGCAGCGCGACAGCGAGATTCAGGACGAGCGTGCCCGCCTGGCGGCCCGCATCCGCCAGATTCAAGAGGAGCGCGAGCGTGATCTAGAGCGGGCTCGCCAGGCCGAGAGCGAGACCCTGGCTGAGCTGCGCGGCCAGCGTGGCAAGCCGGCGGAAGACGATATTGTCTACGAGCCGACCGGTCAAATCATCGTCCCGCGCGGCGAGGTTGTCACCCTCAAGCATATCGAGCTGCTGGAGCAAGTAGCCGAGACCTGCCGCAACGACATCGCCGAGCAGGCTCGCCATGCCCTGGAGGCCGTGCGCGCCGAGAGCGAGCGCGAGGCCGAGCGCCTCAACCTTGATTACCAGGGCCAGATCGACCTCTTGCAGTCGCAGCTCGAATCGCAGCGCACCGACCGCCGTCATCGCCTGGAGCAGCTGCGTCGCGACCTGGTCAACCTCAAGAAGATGGACCTGCTCCAGGAGAATCGCTATCGCGAGCTGAAGGAGGCCTTCGGCAACGTCTTCCGCGCCGGCATGGGCGCCGAGGCCGTGCGCGAACTGATCGCCGATATCGATCTTGACAAACTGGCGATGGAGCTGCGCCAGGAGATCAGCTCGACCGTTGGCCAGCGACGCAAGAAGGCCACCAAGCGCCTCAAGGTCGTAGAGGCCTTCCGCAAGTCCGGCAATCGTCCCGAGTGGATGATCCTGACGGTGCTGCCAGTGCTGCCGCCCGAGCTGCGTCCAATGGTTCAGCTTGACGGCGGGCGCTTTGCCACCTCGGACCTCAACGACCTCTATCGTCGCGTCATCAACCGCAACAACCGTCTCAAGAGGCTGCTGGAGCTGAGCGCGCCGGAGATCATCATTCGCAACGAGAAGCGCATGCTGCAGGAGGCCTGCGATGCCCTCATCGATAACGGGCGCCGCGGGCGAGCGGTAGCCGGCTCGGGCAACCACAAGCTCAAGAGCCTCTCTGACATGCTCAAGGGGAAACAGGGGCGCTTCCGCCAGAACCTGCTTGGTAAGCGCGTCGACTACTCTGGCCGCTCGGTGATCGTCGTCGGCCCTGAGCTGAAGCTGCACCAGTGCGGTCTACCCAAGCGCATGGCTCTGGAGCTATTCAAGCCCTTCGTCATGCGCAAGCTCGTCGAGCGTGGAGATGCGCACAACATCAAGAGCGCCAAGCGCTTCGTCGAGCGTGTCCGGCCCGAGGTCTGGGATGTCCTGGAAGAAGTCATCAAGGACCATCCCGTTCTGCTCAACCGTGCGCCGACCCTGCACCGTCTGGGCTTGCAAGCCTTCGAGGCTGTGCTGGTCGAAGGCAGCGCCATCCAATTGCACCCGCTGGTCTGCTCGGCCTTCAACGCCGATTTCGATGGCGACCAGATGGCCGTGCACGTCCCGCTGTCCGAAAAAGCCCAGGACGAGGCGCGGCAGTACATGATGTCCACGCGCAACCTGCTGCTGCCGGCCACTGGCGAGCCGTCCATCGGCGCCACCGGTGACATGGTTCTTGGCTGCTTCTACCTGACGCAGGATCGTCCGGGCAAGAAGGGCGAAGGGCGCGTCTTCACCGACCCGACCGAAGCCCTGCTGGCCTACCATCATGGTGTCATCGACCTGCAGGCCCTCATCAAAGTGCGCATGGATGGTGTGCAAATCTTCGATGAGCCGCCGCCGGCAGGGCCGACCATGTATGCGCAGCGTCAGCTCATCACCACCACCGTCGGGCGCATCATCTTCAACGAATCGCTGCCCGAGCGCATGCGCTTCAAGAACTACCCGATGAGGAAGGATGACCTGCGCGCGCTGATCTCCGAGTGTTACAAGGAGTATGGGCGCGTCAAGACCTGCGAACTGGCGGACGAGATCAAGCGTCTCGGCTTCTCCTACGCCACCAAGGCTGGCGCCACCATTGCCGTCAGCGACATCAAGGTGCCGGAGGGCAAAGCCGAGGAGCTGGCCAAGGCCGACGCCAAGATCGCCGCTTTGGAAGAGCAGTACCGTGAGGGTCTCATCACCGACTTCGAGAAATACCAGCAGACCATCGACATCTGGAACGAAGTCACCGAGAACATCACCAAGATGGTCGAGCAGACGCTGGACCCCTACGGTGCCATCTTCACCATCGCCAAGTCTGGTGCCACCAAGGCCCGTTTCCAGCAGATCCGTCAGCTCTCGGGTATGCGCGGTCTGATGGCCAGCCCGTCCGGTAAGATCATCGACGTGCCCATTCGAGGCAACTTCCGCGAGGGGCTGAGCGTGCTCGAGTACTTTATCAGCAGCCACGGAGCGCGCAAAGGGCTGGCCGACACTGCTCTGCGTACCGCCGAGTCGGGCTATCTGACGCGGCGCCTGATCGACGTTGCCCAGGACGTCATCGTCACCGAAGAGGATTGTCAGACCACCGAGGGCATCCTCATTACCGATGAGGACAGCAAAGAGATGATGCTGCCCGACATCCGCCAGCGCATCACCGGGCGCATCCTGCTGGAGCCAATCCCTGGCTTCGAGCACCTCATCGAGGTCGGCGATGAGATCACCGAGGACATTGCCGATGCCCTGGTGGCGGCGGGCGTCAAGCAAGTGCGCGTCCGCTCCGTACTGGGCTGCCAGACCCGCCGTGGGGTCTGCCGCAAGTGCTATGGCCGTGACCTGGCGGAGAACAGCCTGGTGCGCCTGGGCCAGGCCGTTGGCATCATTGCCGCCCAGTCCATCGGCGAGCCTGGCACGCAGCTAACCATGCGTACCTTCCACACCGGCGGTATCGCGGGCGCCCAGGGCGACATCACTCAGGGTCTACCGCGCATCGAAGAGCTGTTCGAGGCGCGCGTCCCCAAGGATAAGGCGGAGATCAGCGAGATCGATGGCGTCGTCGAAATCATCAAAGACGAAAAC
Protein-coding sequences here:
- a CDS encoding response regulator transcription factor is translated as MAVPVQKAKKTKVIALVEDDPRLIEMVQAVITTVSSWQLHVFPDGQEAREQLPGIGADLILLDVGLPNLDGVSLYRILRGHSQTRHIPIIVITGSYEWELHRMGLHTGLMLRKPFSVQELLFLMRALLAEEPEQAEPAQG
- the cysK gene encoding cysteine synthase A, with translation MARWPKDATELVGRTPLVELKRFAASCGATVLAKLEMFSPGGSLKDRPALKMICEAETQGLLRPGGVITEPTSGNMGISLAWIAAARGYRCILTMPDTISLERRLLLRRLGAQVILTPGNQGMRGAINKVIELRTSLSNAWYPQQFYNQANPRAHREGTAVEIWEDTGGAVDMVVIGVGTGGTLTGVAEGLRARKPAVEVVAVEPAACAILSGGRPGPHRIEGLGAGFIPDTLRVDLIDRVVPVSDHDAVATARAIMEQEGLSVGISSGAVAWAALQEARKQENEGKVIVTIFPSAAERYLHTILFDDLRV
- the rpoB gene encoding DNA-directed RNA polymerase subunit beta, producing the protein MTVSSKAVALPERVSFARIPDIRPMPGLIQIQLDSFEWFKREGLREVFEEISPIEDFTGKNLSLEFIVPPEPFGKPKYSEDECRDRDATYAAPLTVKARLINKETGEVIEKDIFMGDFPLMTKQGTFIINGVERVVVSQLVRSPGVYFTAEEDASTGRKLFAAKLIPNRGAWLEFETSNKNLLSVKIDRKRKLPVTTLLRAVASIAREQWHTEDVDLTTDQGMIQAFSEADDDPNVRYIQTTLDRDPVKREEEALLELYKKLRPGDPATLDNARSLVRNLFFNPRRYDLGNVGRYKLNRKLELAVPQHIRVLTLDDLVHIIRRLIRLNNGHGRKDDIDHLGNRRVRCVGELIQSQFRVGLLRMERVVKERMSIQEPGQATPNALINIRPVVAAMREFFSGSQLSQFMEQTNALAEIGHKRRLSALGPGGLSRERAGLDVRDVHRSHYGRICPIETPEGPNIGLIGYLATYGQVNPYGFIETPYRKVYRRLRANDPRLIGREFRGVVGREREDVVDEDGQVLVKAHGRVRVDEDLFLKLSKVLGDAWVHVRAFVTDEVQYLTADDEENYKIAQVNAPLLENGEFAEERTLARYQGEFIMDSTDNMDFMDVSPRQAVSVATALIPFLEHDDVNRALMGANMQRQAVPLLRPQAPVCGTGIERQVAIDSGQVLVSEVDGEVVKSTARVIEIMDNQGEIHTYRLRKFMRSNAGTCINQRPIVRKRDRVRAGQVIADSSSTQDGELALGQNILVAFMSWEGGNFEDAILISERIVREDLFTSIHIEKYEVDARDTKLGPEEITRDIPNVGEEGLRNLDERGIIYVGAEVGPQDILVGKITPKGETELTAEEKLLRAIFGEKAREVKDTSLRVPHGERGKVVEVKVFSRENGDELPPGVNQLVRVSIAQKRKIGAGDKMAGRHGNKGVISRVLPIEDMPFLPDGTPVDIILNPLGVPHRMNLGQILETHLGWAATALGIKIATPVFDGASEADVSELLRRANLPESGKIQLFDGRTGEPFDQPITVGYTYMLKLAHLVEDKVHARSTGPYSLITQQPLGGKAQFGGQRFGEMEVWALEAYGAAYILQEILTVKSDDVVGRVKTYEAIVKGENIIEPGVPESFKVLVKELQSLGINVEVLNEDDQKIQFVEDSSNDVMPELGINLSGFEGDQ